The Longimicrobium sp. genome segment TCTCCGTCGCACGCCTCCGCGAGCTCCTGGAGCACGAGGACGACGCGGGGCTGCGCGCGTTCCTGGACGAGGTTCCGCACGCCAGCGACATCGCGGACCTGCTGGAGGAGCTGGACGAGGAGGACCGCGCCCACGCCGTGCGCGTGCTGGCAGGCGACCCGGCGCTCGCGGCCGAGGCGCTGGCCGAGATGGACCCCGACGAGCACCCCGAGGACTCCCTCGCCGGCCTGGAGTCCGAGCAGATCGCCGCCGTCGTGGCCGAGATGTCCGACGACGACGCCGCGGACCTGATCGGCGAGATGGACCCGGAGGACCAGGCGCGCGTGCTGGCGGCGCTGCCGGTGGAGGACGCCGGCGAGATCCGCGACCTCATGCGCTACCCGGAGGACTCCGCGGGCGGCATCATGACCACGGAGCTGGTCGCCATCCCCGTGGGCCTCACCGCCGCGGAGGCGACCGAGGAGGTGCGGCGGCAGGCGCAGGAACACGAGATGGAAGAGCTGTACGTCGTCTTCGTGGTCGACCGGCGGCGCGTGCTCCAGGGCTTCCTTCCGCTCGCGCGGCTGGTGAGCGCTTCCCCCGCCGCGCAGGTGACGGATCTGCTGGAGGAGGTCCCCGCGACCGTCCTGCCGGAGACGGACCGCGAGGAGGTGGCGCGCGTGGTGTCGCGCTACAACCTCACGGTGGTGGCGGTGGTGGACGGCGCGGGGCGGCTGCTGGGCGGCGTGACCTTCGACGACGTCCTGGACGTGATGGAGGAGGAGAACACGCGCGACATCCTCGGCCTCGCCGGTACCTCCCAGGGCGAGGAGCTGCGCGGCGGCTGGGGAGAGGCCGT includes the following:
- the mgtE gene encoding magnesium transporter, producing MTPASEQLSVARLRELLEHEDDAGLRAFLDEVPHASDIADLLEELDEEDRAHAVRVLAGDPALAAEALAEMDPDEHPEDSLAGLESEQIAAVVAEMSDDDAADLIGEMDPEDQARVLAALPVEDAGEIRDLMRYPEDSAGGIMTTELVAIPVGLTAAEATEEVRRQAQEHEMEELYVVFVVDRRRVLQGFLPLARLVSASPAAQVTDLLEEVPATVLPETDREEVARVVSRYNLTVVAVVDGAGRLLGGVTFDDVLDVMEEENTRDILGLAGTSQGEELRGGWGEAVRSRLPWLFVNLVTAFAAASVVYAFEDVVSKVALLAVCMPVIAGMGGNTGTQALAVTVRRLALTVGTRRPWGVLVKELLVGATNGLATGIVASAAAYGLSIATKGDPRLALVVLLAMWGNLAIGGFAGALVPTVLERIGVDPAVASSIFVTTFTDMFGFFLLLGLASQMLL